agcggttacatttctccaggcccatccctcagctttttaccaaaacataGGCGGGGCGACAgttttgttattgtttccatTTGTGGATTTGCCCTTTTAAACAGCTGTATATGATCAAGATATCAAAGAACAccaacaaaaaaagaaaacaataGGCCTACAGCAAATGCAGCACATGGCATTAATATTTCACATGTAAaagcacttttcagtagtgctcaaagcatgccattccatgagcccaatcagtcgtccatgacaacaaaatcacaaacaacagagtaggactgtctaataagtccttagttttgaggtcatgctcaggtaaataATAATAAAGCATAGAGTAGGagtgagcacttgttggctgcttttccttcactctgtgtcagCCCAACCATCTGAAATTGGTTGAGGTCggaggattgtggaggccaggtcatctgatgcagcactccgtcactctccttcttggtaaaatagcccttacacagcctgaaggtgtgttgggtcattgtcctgttgaaaaacaaatgatagtcccactaagagcaaaccagatgggatggagtatggctgcagaatgctgtggtagccatgatggttaagtgtgccttgaattctaaataaatcacagacagtgtcaccatcaaagcacccccacaccataacacctcctcctccatgctttacagtgggaaatacacatgcagagatcatccgctcACCAACatcgcatctcacaaagacacggcggttggaactaaaaatctcaaatttggactccagactaTTTTTCCACCGGGACATATTTCCACCAGTCAAATGTCCTTTGCCCATGTTTCTTGGCCAAATCATGTCTATTctcattattggtgtcctttagtagtgttttcttaacagcaattcaaccatgaattcCTGATTCACACAATCTCTGTattaactctgtgaagcatgtatttgggctgcaatttctgagaatGGTAACTCGaatgatcttatcctctgcagcagaggttactctgggtctttcattcctgtggcggtcctcatgagaggcagtttcatcatagcacttttttttttgcgactgcacttgaagaaactttcaaagttcttgacattttacatattggctgaccttcatgtaatgatggactgtcgtttctcttgccttatttgagctgttcttaccataatatggacttggtcttttaccaaatagggctatcttctgtataccacccctaccatgtcataacacaactgattggcttaaacgcattaagaaagaaattccacaactgAACTTTTTAAGGCACACCtgataattgaaatgcattctgtgtgactacctcatgaagcttgttgagagaatgccaagaatgtgcaaagctgtcctaAAAAAACCATTAGATTTGTTttccacttttttggttactacatgattccatacgtgttactTCATaattttgatgccttcactatagaaaatagtaaaaaaaactctggaatgagtaggtgtggccaaacttttgactggtactgtatgtatagtgtaattgttgtttattgatgttttCATGCAGGGTTCATCTGCAAAAGAAACCatggtctcagcatgactccctgcttaaatacagatgaaaaataattaaaaattgcCTCACTCTCTTACCACACAGGGTTTCCCTGAACTTGGACGTGAGCTTCTCAATGACGCCGTAGGTCTCCACGTAGAACACGTGTTCATCCAGGGGCAGACTGGCCATGAGACGCAGGGACTTCATGTCCGCCCTGTCCACGCCCACTGCGTAGATCTCGATGCCTGCCACCCTCGCTGCCGCGGCCACCTCCTCCACCGTGTCCTGGGGACGTCCATCGGTTACGATGATGGCCACCTTGGCAATGTTCTTGTTAGCTAGCCGGGAGCCTGACTCCTCAGTGAAGGTCTCCTCCATAGCCGTCTTGATAGCCAGGCCAGTCATTGTACCAGCAGCTAGAGATTTGATGCGGGCCAGCGCTGCCTTCAGGCCTGCCTTGTCGAAGTGCGTCTTGAGAAGGAACTCGATCTTCACCGTGCTAGCGTAGTTCACGACGGCCACCCGCGTGGCATCCGAGCCAACATCGAGGGTGTCGACCATGTCAGCCAGGAAGATTTTGACCTTCTCAAATTCTGTGGGGCGCACACTACGCGAACTGTCGATAATGAACACCAGGTCGAGGGGCCGGCTTTTGCAGTGGGTTCCTGCGGAGGGAAAATTGTGACATTGGTTTTTACCACCCAGTGTGGAATGGTTCTCTCTACACACTttcatatctactgtatatcaaaCACATTCAGGCTTCACATTCAGGTCTGGAGTTACTGAGGGTTTTAGCAAGTCAGCTTGATATGTGTTACTGGTGAGTTTACTCGGTGCTACTATTTCAAATAGATTACATGGGAGCGTTAGTTTTAAGCGGGCAACCGTTTATGCTTCAGAACACACGGCAATAATACTACAAACAGCAGTAAAAATAACAGTTTTAAGAAGTCTGAAGAAAAAGTGGATGAAAGCTTAGTGAGAAAGCTTAGTGAGAGAAGATTCTGAACATTTCCGAAGAAAGTAAACATGGACACCAAACCAATTTCAATGTAATATAGTAAACCAAATAGAAGGTTCATGTTTACTTCTCCCAAGATTCACCTGCAGAGGAGGAAAAAACTACCGAATAGTGACTTATATGACAGCATCTGCTCAATCCCAGGACAAAGAGATTGTAAAAGGAAGAAAATAAAGGAAGAAAACCACATAAAAACACCAACAGAAGAGGGGGGGTTCCAATTCAAATTTATACCCAGAAACCAATCAGTCCATGAGGGATTCAATCAAAAGGAGGTTTTTGTTTTTTGCCTAAAGTCTTCTACCTGTGTCAGCACTGATGATGGGAGTGGTGGTGCCGCTTGGGGTACTGACCGGCTGTTCAAGTGGAGGGGGTGGTGCTGTGGGCCGGAGGTACATGACTGGCCATTTCCCGGTTGGCTGGTGATAGCTATTAAACCTGTAATTATTGTCATGTACTTTGGGCCACcatgatggaggaagagggagaagtagTAGAGCAATGGTTATTTTGTTTGCCTCAAGTGCAATAAGAGGCCTATGACTTACATGGGGATGGTGTGAAGTACATTAGCCTGCTGTTATTAGCTTTAAGCATCAGCGAGAGTCTGTCTGCTAGCAATTGAGACTATCATCCATCAGCATTTGTTTATGCTTATTGCAGCTACTAAGCTACCAACATACAGTCGGTTGTTTCTCAATTTCACACAACGTAAAGTGTTCTGAACTCCTGGAAAAGTGCTTCATAAATCCATTATTGTATGGAAATAATAGTCATAACGTTTAATATAGCCTAGCCCAAAGGTTTGAGTACACATTGACACCAGTCCTTCCTTTGGTGTGCTATTTGGTTAACATTTTCCAGCTAACGAATTTCAAAATGTATGCAATTGTATGGCAAGATAAGAACGTTTATTTACAGTAAAAAATGAATATCTGCCTTTATTCTGTAATAACCGAGGTTTGGCCAATACCCGCTTAAATTTCAGAACTTTTATAATACATTAACGCCAATGCCAAATTATCTCAAATGTAAAGTCATGAAGAGCAATAAAACTTAAAGGAAAATAAATGTGCGTACTATTACAAAATAGCCTACATTGTACGAA
Above is a genomic segment from Oncorhynchus gorbuscha isolate QuinsamMale2020 ecotype Even-year linkage group LG10, OgorEven_v1.0, whole genome shotgun sequence containing:
- the LOC124046224 gene encoding matrilin-3-like isoform X3, translated to MTLLIGGLVCCMSLLAMEVQGTYRLHGGCHLRQHHADSPIMPPQTFQRSIQQQQPFQSAPQGQQQIGNVQQPAQLSKNQKTIDLGVHDNNYRFNSYHQPTGKWPVMYLRPTAPPPPLEQPVSTPSGTTTPIISADTGTHCKSRPLDLVFIIDSSRSVRPTEFEKVKIFLADMVDTLDVGSDATRVAVVNYASTVKIEFLLKTHFDKAGLKAALARIKSLAAGTMTGLAIKTAMEETFTEESGSRLANKNIAKVAIIVTDGRPQDTVEEVAAAARVAGIEIYAVGVDRADMKSLRLMASLPLDEHVFYVETYGVIEKLTSKFRETLCGQ
- the LOC124046224 gene encoding matrilin-3-like isoform X1 codes for the protein MTLLIGGLVCCMSLLAMEVQGTYRLHGGCHLRQHHADSPIMPPQTFQRSIQQQQPFQSAPQGQQQIGNVQQPAQLSKNQKTIDLGVHDNNYRFNSYHQPTGKWPVMYLRPTAPPPPLEQPVSTPSGTTTPIISADTGTHCKSRPLDLVFIIDSSRSVRPTEFEKVKIFLADMVDTLDVGSDATRVAVVNYASTVKIEFLLKTHFDKAGLKAALARIKSLAAGTMTGLAIKTAMEETFTEESGSRLANKNIAKVAIIVTDGRPQDTVEEVAAAARVAGIEIYAVGVDRADMKSLRLMASLPLDEHVFYVETYGVIEKLTSKFRETLCEDANEMSGNKLSEDACMCEAQIAFQMKMQFTIQELTSKLDDLSRKVTQFGRMC
- the LOC124046224 gene encoding matrilin-3-like isoform X2; translation: MTLLIGGLVCCMSLLAMEVQGTYRLHGGCHLRQHHADSPIMPPQTFQRSIQQQQPFQSAPQGQQQIGNVQQPAQLSKNQKTIDLGGTHCKSRPLDLVFIIDSSRSVRPTEFEKVKIFLADMVDTLDVGSDATRVAVVNYASTVKIEFLLKTHFDKAGLKAALARIKSLAAGTMTGLAIKTAMEETFTEESGSRLANKNIAKVAIIVTDGRPQDTVEEVAAAARVAGIEIYAVGVDRADMKSLRLMASLPLDEHVFYVETYGVIEKLTSKFRETLCEDANEMSGNKLSEDACMCEAQIAFQMKMQFTIQELTSKLDDLSRKVTQFGRMC